The Elaeis guineensis isolate ETL-2024a chromosome 5, EG11, whole genome shotgun sequence DNA segment ACTATTTGAAGGAATGATAATTCCAAAGATAATATAATTTCTGAGATTATTGCTGCACTAAACACGGGAACAAGACCATGGTTGGAATTTCCATTTTATTTCAGCACTCATTCCGGTAAACCAAATGAAATGCAACTGTGTAACAAACATGCAAATGAAACAGGGACAGAGTGTTGGGTCAGACGAACCACTTTGATTTGCACGGAGGCAATCTTGCTATAAACCAGCGAATGATGATGCGTTGAGTGAATGACCAATTGACCATCCGCTGCAACAATCTTCTCATGCCAGGGACAGCATCGGTAGTAATGTCATAGTGTGGTACTGTGGTCCCATGACATTACTCCAAATCAAATACAAGCACAGATTACAAAGGTTCAGAAACAACAGGCGAACTTCTTGGATCGACCGACTGGAGCAAACCTTCAGGAATAGAAATCACAAATTCTCTTCGGATGTTCAACGCTACCTTCATGCCCCAAAAAGATTTTACCAGGCTGCTTCTACTGACAAAATAATGGATGACCAACGGTGTAATCCATGAATGACAAGCTTGGATTGGCATGGTTATCTGTCATCCCACTGTTACTAGTGAAAATGTGGAGAGTAAAAGCAGGGTTGCATGGAAATTTTACGTGACCTTacgagtattttttttttaaaaaaaataaagtccgCAAGGAACAAAAGCACCTGAcacaagaaaaatatataaatattcacAGCATGCAGCAGATGGAATGACATAAGAGACCAAAGAAGCAAACGTGAGCTTATCTGCTCATTGAATTTATTAATGAATTAAACAGCATGACTGACATGAACTTGTAAGTTCTCGAAAATTCAATTCATTCCATTTGCAGAAGAAAACCGGATATTCAAACCCAAACGGTAAGGGTGATTTCAGGCATTCAAACTGCCTTTCGATCTGTTATAACTGTAACGCAACATGGTAACTGAAGGAAGTTGCTGGGCCTCGAGTAAAAGAATTGTCCTAGTTCATATATCCTTGAAAGCAGCAAACAGATCTCCATGAACATAATCATTGTCAACAAGACTAACCAAAAAGTAATTTCTCTGCACCTGAAAACGTGAAATGATCAATTTGTTCAGCACCTGATGAACTTCCAAAAGAATAACTAATAATAAGAGCGTGTGTTtatgtagagagagagagggggagggggggggtGGACGTCTGAAACTGCCACTTGAAAGTGAAAAATGGAAGGTGTTTAGGACAAAAAGCTCTACAGCCTTCAAACTAATATCTCGTATACAAAGATGATTGTGTGTCCAACATACCTGCTCTAATAATTCGCTTGATGGGTCACCGTCAGGAAACAAGCATGCCCATCCTTTTGTCCAGATCTCAAATGCCTCATCCTTCCAAACCATGAAGCTTGCAGGATCAACAACAGTTGGTTGGACGATCTCTTTGCCAGGGAAAACACCCCATGTCACTGCATTGACAGCATTTGGGGCAATATTGGAGAGACATTCCCCTTCTCTGTTCACAGCAACATATGTGAGAGATGGAAATCCCTTGCACTTTTCAATCAGTAAATTTAACTTCTCTTTTGAACAGAAGAATTCAAGATAAGCCTTCTGATAGACGTATCCCCCTGGTCCACCCCACCCTGACAAACACAATAAATAAAAGCATTATTAGCATGTCTCGTAGAATAGCAACATCTCTGTGAAAAAAATGTTACTCAGAAAGCGAGGACTTTACATTGAAACAAAAATCTTGTTGCAAAGTTAACCAACCTGGGAAAGAAAGGAGAATGACCACTATACATGTTACtggaaaataatttatatatactcAACTAAGCCTTAATCCCAAACTAGTTGGGTTGGCTACATGAATCATTTTCCTCTATTCTGATATGTTTAGGACCATACTTCCCTCCATGAATCCTTTATTAAAGCAGGTTGGgtaaaatgaaaaataatttatacaCAACCAAAATTCAGAGCGATACTTCTAGTGCTTCGTTCTGGAACCTTGGAAGTAGCTACAGGTTTAAAGTTTTGCAGAAACCCTTTCTGTTGTAACTAACAGGAGTCTCCAAATTGTTGCTGTTAGCTATATAAATTTGCCCAGCTACCTCCATGCTCATAAGCTCTATAAGTTTAGCTATATACAGTTTCCCTCATTTCCAACACTAGCAAATCCAATCCCCTTCCTCAAGTGAGGCCACTTCTGATCTCATAAGAAAGTGCTGATCCATGACTGCGGCAAAAATACAAGCATTTAACAGGAATATGTGAAAGTCAGAGTACTTGCTTGGTAATCATAACAAAACTTTGCTCCTGGTTCTTCCAACCAAAAACTTCTAAAACCTAAAATTTCACCACACATTAGccttcatattctaatttttgtCATGTTAATAATAATGTCTTGCAATTCATCCATTGCCCACCTTCTTATCAATATGACAAGTTTCAGTCTGATGTCTGGTGAATTAGTCCCCTTGGTTCCCATTATCTTGTGGTTATCCTTGAAAGCACATGAGCACATCTCCTCTTCCACCAATGCAGATCTGCGTATGCAGCATAATTGTCACTTATATTCTCATTCTTTATGATACCAGATCCAAGgtgaaaaaaataattactcaacatCTTAGAAGCAAGGATCACTAAAATTGCTATCGATCCTCATTCTTGAACAAGGTCACATTCTCTCTTCTGCTATGCTTCCTGTCGCACACTGAATTTTGAACAACATAATCATTTCCTCCAAATATCATTCCTCTTTAGGCCTTCAATTCTAACATCATTCCTCTCGAGGTCCTATTTTCACAACACGTGTCTCAGAATAATTAAGCATGAACATTCCTAATCCCAAATATCAGGGTTAGTTCATCTATCGTAACTGATAAGTGCAAAGAGAAGATGGCTTATGCCCTAAAGTAACCTATGGCTATTGCTTATTCTCATAATTTTATGttaaagaaaatttttaaaaaaagtgcAAATATTTACGTGTTTATGTTAAGAACTCAAACTGTACTAAGAGCCATTCATATGCAAGTTGCATGTGCACCATTGCTTTGAAGTTTGAACAATCTAAGTATGCACAATTGCTTTGAACAATTTAagttaaaatatcataaattataTTGTTTCATAGAAAACAGCAATTCATTTGCTTGCAAGCAATTCAAGCCTTTCCTCTGACAATTTTATCTTGGAAAAATAACAGAAAAAATGGTGTTTGGCCTATAGTCATTATATATTCTCCTGCTAAAAGAGGTCGCAGGCCACATTCCAGCAAAAACTATATTAAATATCTCATTTCTCAAGGTCATGAAAATAGATGAAAACAAGTctgatcaaataaaataaattgaaGTTTATATGCAAAAACATGATTTTGTTTTCATAAAGGAAGCCATGCTTTCCAAGTGGGGGACCAGCTCAGAGATCATATAAGAACTAACAAATACTTGACCTTGAAAACCTTTAGAATAAATCTCACTTACCAACAGTGGGAGAATCGGATTTCTCTCCATTAATTGCAGGTTGGCTATTGATGGTGAGAAAACCTTTTAAGATGATTTCTCCGAGATGTTCATCAATTATCTTTGTCTCTGGCTGAAGCCCATCTAGCTCTGACCATGGGCTACTTCTAAGTTTTCCCAGGCAGAAGTTCATGAACCTCTGTCAAATGTATTGTGGGAAAAAGAGTAAGATCAGCCTTTCATGTCCATAACCATGCAGATATTCTTCAATTAAGAAAGATGTAAACCATCTGAAATAATTCATAGATAAGTGTCCAGAGCAACAATAACCAACTATAGAGAAAAACCTCTTTGATGTCATTCAGAGATTTCAATGGGATTGCCCATTCCTCTTGAAGTTTCTTGTCCCGTGCTCGTGGGCGCATAAACTGTCAAACagataataaattttagatataattacCTTCGCACTGGCATACAGTGTAAGCAAGCAGAAAAAGCAAAATATTAATCACTTAAATAGCCCTCAGGAAAAAAaacaattttaaaaataataggcTAATCTAACAGCTAAAGAGCATTACGATCTACCATGAGCTAAAATAAAGAGATGCTATCTTGAAACAAGCTTTAGCAATGGTTAAAATAATAAGCTATAGCAATGGTAGCTTGAGCTGGTGTTGTTATCAAATCCCTGACCAAACAAGCGAAGAAGAAACATGAACATTCTGAAAAAAAAGGACTACACTAGAATGGCCGCCATGCCAGTTCGTTCTTCTTAATCCTAGTAGTGGGAAAATTTGAAGGAAATAAAAGAACTACCTAATAGTACTGTAAGTCAAGCAAGTGAACCATTCTTTTAAGAGTGGCATGTCCAGAAGTTTCTGATTTATAAAATACTAGAACACTTAAGTTTAACCTGAGTCAGGAGACTCACAGGCTTCGATCAGGACTGTCAAAAGTTTTAATGGTGAACTATGAAAGAAAGGAGAACAAGTGGAGAACATAACCAGGGGTTGAGTTATGTATGGTTGGTGTCTGCCAGAAGTTTTAGTGCTTGATCTGGTCTCTGTTTAGGACATTTGAATACTGTCAGCAACAGTTTTCAGCATGGTTATAACTGATCTGCATAAGATCTCTCTAATACAGATAAGGAAGGGAAAGCATTAATAGGAAAGGACTTTTGACAGTTAGAAATGATAAGTCATACTATAGATAGACTTTTATTGGGTTCTGGAGGATCTATGGGGGTTTCAAAAGCCAGTTAAAAACAGGTCTGCTGTTCAATTTGGTAACAGCAGACATATGGAGAAAAGTTGGAGAAGAGAATGAAAGGACCTGAAagcaaagaaagaagagattataGGATTCCTACATTTATCTTTATCTGAATCAACTGAACCTGTCTATACAAGTTACCTTTGATGGGACTACCACTTTGGCTAACCTAATTCAGTCCATATAGGACTAGGAAGACCGGAAACAAATAAGCAAATACAAGTCATTTCTTTTAATGTTACAATTTTTTCTAAAGAGCCAAAAAGTCCTCGTCTAGTAACTTGAACCCTGTATGAGGACAATATTTTAAGTTTTTTTGGACCCTCTGTCAGGTCAATATTTGAAGTTTCTGGGGCCTAAGCTCTTGTTGGCTGCACTATATTCCTACCTATCACACATCGGTTTGACAAGGCAAAAGTCTACAAATACCATACAGATACATCCTAAAAGTGCAAAATGTTGTGATTGGAAATCTAGAGATAATTTGATGACCTGATAGTCTGTAAGGGCTCCATATGATGGGTTACGAGAATCTCCCCACCTCCCATGTGGGTACTGTTCCCAACCAAGAGTCCTTGCAATGTAGCTTTTTGGACGATTAGCCCTGATCCATGGTCCAAAGAAAGTTAGGATGCGATCATGACTGAAGAATATCATTACTATAACAATCTCTGTTTACAACAACCATGAAACTCTGAAAAGAAAAGCATACCAAAAGATAGGTCGAACATCTTCTTTAGCACGAAAAACATTTGTTGGTCGCCTCCATGGTAAGGACCTTGAAATCTTAGATTCCTCAATTAATCCAAGGttctgtaaaaaatattttttagtaactcaaaaaaaaaaaaaaaagggaatatgAAACCGTGATATCAAACAAAATATCACCATTAATATGGCCAACGCGGACTTCTCCATGTTTAGTGTGTAAAGATGCAATGTCTTGATCCCATGAGCTAAAATCTTCTTGCACATCTCAGTTCCAAGGTGGATTCCATATGCCTTGACAGCCTCTTCATTTTCTTTAATAGGCTCCAGGGCAGCTGTAATCTCAGGTGGTATCTGCAGGACACTATTGTCGTATCATCATcccggagaaaaaaaaaaaagtttacatGTACCCTAAAAGGCAGTATCCATATATGTTGAACGAGATCACTTCAACATATGATTGAAATGCAACATCAACAAATTTAGATATCATGCAATAAAAGATAGAGACAGCATGTTGAGGTGCAGAATGCGAACTTGTAGGCTTGGCTTGGAAAGAATGAAAATGAAATACCTCTAAAACTCAGGACTCAAAATGATTTATTGTGCAAAACATTGGTTAGGTTGTTATTTTCTTTACATGTGCAAACCAGTCACCTGACTCCATCACTCAGCAAGCGCTCCAGAAAATTACATTTTGTTAAACTTTGCAAAAGGACTAAATCAAAAGTAACAAATAATGCAGAAGTTCAAGTATTAAAATGAAAGGAACACCTACAAAATCCCATCAATAAGCATAAATGACACCAATATGCCTTCGGAAATAAATGACACCAATATAAGTTCGGAAACTAATGTCATGTCACTTGATATCTATATGTCCAAGAATAACTTAAATTTATAGAGGAATAAATAAATTCTATAAAAAGGGAACTTACCCTAGTTTTACAAAAACCAGTCATACGCAAGAAGCCCTTATAGTTGTTAATTGGCATTATACCAGGAACTATGGGACAAGTTATCCCAATTTGACGGCAATCATTCACAAACTTCAGAAATATGTCAGTGTCATAAAACAACTGGGTGATAATAAAATCTGCACCAGCATCCACCTGTCAAAAAGAACAAGGGAGTTGGGAGAGAGCAACAAATCAATGCAATGAAAGAACAAAAATGAAGCAAATAGAAATAAATTAACAGCTCAAAACTTGAAACATGATCAATAAGTATCTTGAAGCATTTAGACactgaatatatattatatgagcATGTTAAAATTTCTTGGTGCGCCACGATATAAAAGGGTTGTGATTCCACAAGGATTATTTAGGCTCTTACCTCCTTACAAGATTTAATGATCTAATACATTTATACAAATTTAGACAAATTTAAAACTCTTTTACAGTAAGGATGTTCATAAAATGACAAGAAAAACATAGACATGGTTATGCTGGAGGCATCCTGGAACTAGGATCAACATGATCTTTTATGCAAT contains these protein-coding regions:
- the LOC105046056 gene encoding methylenetetrahydrofolate reductase (NADH) 1 gives rise to the protein MKVIEKIRAAVEGDGRTVFSFEYFPPKTEEGVENLFERMDRMVAHNPAFCDITWGAGGSTADLTLEIANRMQNMICVETMMHLTCTNMPVEKIDHALDTIKTNGIQNVLALRGDPPHGQDKFVQVAGGFACALDLVQHIRSKYGDYFGITVAGYPEAHPDMIQGEGGATLEAYSNDLAYLKRKVDAGADFIITQLFYDTDIFLKFVNDCRQIGITCPIVPGIMPINNYKGFLRMTGFCKTRIPPEITAALEPIKENEEAVKAYGIHLGTEMCKKILAHGIKTLHLYTLNMEKSALAILMNLGLIEESKISRSLPWRRPTNVFRAKEDVRPIFWANRPKSYIARTLGWEQYPHGRWGDSRNPSYGALTDYQFMRPRARDKKLQEEWAIPLKSLNDIKERFMNFCLGKLRSSPWSELDGLQPETKIIDEHLGEIILKGFLTINSQPAINGEKSDSPTVGWGGPGGYVYQKAYLEFFCSKEKLNLLIEKCKGFPSLTYVAVNREGECLSNIAPNAVNAVTWGVFPGKEIVQPTVVDPASFMVWKDEAFEIWTKGWACLFPDGDPSSELLEQVQRNYFLVSLVDNDYVHGDLFAAFKDI